The Mucilaginibacter yixingensis genome window below encodes:
- a CDS encoding FKBP-type peptidyl-prolyl cis-trans isomerase: MKKFILILLVVAAGFSGCKKDSTDTFDAEAQAATDDATIQAYIANNHLSMTKDVSGFYYKIVTPGTGKYPTAASTVTVSYVGKLLNGTQFDANDNFSTALTAVVRGWTLGLQHINEGGTIFLIIPSAMGYANVDNGAIPANSVLTFTITLKSVDK; the protein is encoded by the coding sequence ATGAAAAAATTTATACTGATATTGCTGGTAGTTGCGGCCGGATTTAGCGGATGCAAAAAAGATAGTACCGATACTTTTGACGCGGAAGCACAGGCAGCAACAGACGATGCGACAATACAGGCCTACATCGCAAACAACCATCTTTCTATGACCAAAGATGTGTCTGGCTTTTATTATAAGATAGTTACGCCGGGTACCGGTAAATATCCAACCGCGGCATCAACTGTAACGGTATCTTATGTAGGTAAGCTACTTAACGGCACCCAATTTGATGCTAACGACAATTTTTCAACCGCACTTACGGCAGTAGTGCGCGGATGGACACTAGGTTTGCAGCACATTAACGAGGGCGGTACCATTTTCCTCATCATTCCATCGGCCATGGGCTATGCCAACGTAGATAACGGGGCAATACCTGCAAACTCTGTGCTTACCTTCACCATTACTTTGAAGAGCGTAGATAAGTAA
- a CDS encoding FecR family protein, which translates to MKNPISIELLEKYVNGQCSEEEMAIVKAWYFSFDKEQDPIPSLSVPEEQQLEEAIYNRILHNIGMSEEPAEPDQPETADDRVYELPARRRFKAWYAVAGIAATLLVVFSVWLVNFKNGGVLMADRSQSSDLVVINNDGKQLYKATLPDNSVVWLSPGAQLRYPKTFAAKYRAVRMNGECFFEVTKNPGRPFIISSHSIITKVWGTSFRVRDDAARHCCADVSVVTGKVSVSIKNADSADVNHLVLKKGDVMLYPHQRVVYLADKNQLRPELSSNEPALQIWNRVNLNFENKPLSEIVPVLNAQFHVNIKMRSEKLNHYILNADMEGFNLPDILEAFKKSLNVDYQMKDNNIELE; encoded by the coding sequence ATGAAAAATCCGATATCCATTGAACTGCTGGAGAAGTATGTTAATGGGCAGTGTTCTGAAGAAGAAATGGCCATTGTTAAAGCATGGTATTTCTCGTTCGATAAAGAGCAAGACCCCATCCCATCGCTCAGCGTGCCAGAAGAACAGCAACTGGAGGAAGCGATTTACAATCGGATTCTACACAACATCGGCATGTCTGAAGAGCCGGCAGAACCAGATCAGCCCGAAACTGCAGATGATCGTGTTTACGAATTACCTGCCCGCCGCCGCTTTAAAGCCTGGTATGCGGTGGCCGGTATTGCCGCTACGTTATTGGTTGTTTTTAGCGTGTGGCTGGTAAACTTCAAAAACGGCGGTGTTTTGATGGCCGACCGTAGCCAATCGTCAGATTTAGTGGTGATTAATAATGACGGCAAGCAACTTTATAAGGCTACCCTGCCAGATAATAGCGTGGTATGGCTCAGCCCGGGTGCGCAGTTGCGTTATCCAAAAACTTTCGCTGCCAAATATCGTGCAGTGCGTATGAACGGCGAGTGCTTTTTCGAAGTGACCAAAAATCCAGGCAGACCGTTTATTATCAGCAGCCATTCTATCATTACCAAAGTTTGGGGTACCAGTTTCCGCGTGCGCGATGATGCCGCCAGGCATTGCTGTGCCGATGTATCGGTAGTGACAGGCAAAGTATCGGTAAGCATTAAAAATGCCGATAGTGCTGATGTTAACCACCTGGTATTGAAAAAGGGCGACGTAATGCTTTATCCTCACCAGCGCGTGGTTTACCTGGCCGATAAAAATCAGCTTCGTCCGGAATTGAGTAGCAACGAGCCTGCGCTGCAGATCTGGAATCGCGTAAACCTGAATTTTGAAAATAAACCGTTGAGCGAGATTGTACCGGTGTTGAACGCGCAGTTCCACGTAAATATTAAAATGCGCAGCGAAAAGCTGAACCATTACATCCTGAATGCCGATATGGAGGGCTTTAACCTGCCGGATATACTGGAAGCCTTCAAAAAATCACTGAATGTTGATTACCAGATGAAGGATAACAACATTGAACTTGAATAA
- a CDS encoding oxidoreductase, which yields MKKTWFITGSSRGLGRSLTQAVLAAGDNVAATARNPEQLDDLKVLYPDQLLAIKLDVTDYPQVHQAVADTVKHFGSIDVLVNNAGFGITGAAEAFTDEQVRSQLETNLYAPIEITRAVLPYMRKQRSGRILQISSIGGRVGNPGVSIYQAAKFGLSGFSEALAKEVRDLGILVTSVEPGGFRTDWAGDSMSYAEDIEGYEKSVGWRKDMFQSGKFVPVGDPDKAAKVMVDLAVNPEPPVHLVLGSEAIGFLKNADEARCEEMEKWLPVSISTDHTESDNFLETDLGKSYLVRK from the coding sequence ATGAAAAAGACATGGTTTATAACAGGTAGCTCACGCGGATTAGGCCGCAGCTTAACACAGGCCGTATTGGCCGCAGGCGATAACGTTGCTGCCACTGCACGCAACCCTGAACAATTAGATGATTTGAAAGTGCTGTACCCCGATCAGCTTTTAGCTATAAAACTGGATGTGACCGATTACCCTCAGGTACACCAGGCGGTGGCCGACACTGTTAAGCACTTTGGTTCGATAGATGTATTGGTGAATAACGCCGGTTTCGGCATCACCGGTGCTGCCGAGGCGTTCACCGATGAGCAGGTGCGCAGCCAACTGGAAACTAACTTATATGCCCCTATAGAAATTACCCGCGCTGTATTGCCTTATATGCGCAAACAGCGTTCGGGTAGAATTTTGCAGATCAGCTCTATTGGTGGTCGTGTAGGTAATCCGGGCGTGAGTATTTACCAGGCGGCTAAATTTGGTCTGAGTGGTTTCAGCGAGGCGCTGGCTAAAGAGGTGCGCGATCTGGGGATATTGGTAACCAGTGTTGAACCGGGAGGTTTCCGTACCGACTGGGCAGGCGACTCGATGAGTTATGCCGAGGATATTGAAGGCTATGAAAAATCTGTCGGCTGGCGTAAAGACATGTTCCAAAGCGGCAAGTTTGTGCCGGTGGGCGATCCGGATAAAGCCGCCAAAGTAATGGTTGATTTGGCCGTAAACCCCGAGCCGCCGGTGCACCTGGTGCTGGGCAGCGAAGCGATCGGTTTCCTGAAAAATGCCGATGAAGCCCGCTGCGAGGAAATGGAAAAATGGCTGCCGGTAAGTATTTCTACAGATCATACCGAATCTGATAATTTCCTGGAAACTGATTTAGGGAAATCTTATTTGGTCAGGAAGTAA
- a CDS encoding DUF2911 domain-containing protein, with translation MKTNLMRCLIAALSFTAFQSQAQITPQPSSSQTIVQGFGLGQVTLTYSRPNVKGRKIFGGMEPYGTVWRTGANSATLLKFSDDVIIDGKKVPAGDYGLFSIPGMDEWTIIISKNPKQWGAYTYKESDDLMRFKVKTDKLKDLTETMTLDFINVSPTTCDLQMKWEHSGFAFHIVTDIDTKVMAKIDSAMKTDNKPYFESVIYYYNNNKDMDKALAWAKEIEKDKRFPPFLPKLWEARILLKKGDKAGAIAAATEGVKLAQASKTDEYVRLNNEVLAQAKK, from the coding sequence ATGAAAACGAATTTAATGCGTTGCTTAATAGCAGCCTTATCATTTACCGCGTTTCAATCGCAAGCGCAAATCACACCACAACCCAGTTCATCACAAACCATTGTTCAGGGGTTTGGATTAGGACAGGTCACCCTCACGTATTCTCGCCCCAATGTTAAAGGCCGTAAGATTTTTGGCGGAATGGAACCTTATGGCACCGTTTGGCGCACGGGTGCTAACTCGGCCACGCTTTTAAAATTTAGCGACGATGTAATTATTGATGGTAAAAAAGTACCCGCCGGCGATTATGGTTTATTCAGTATCCCCGGTATGGATGAGTGGACTATTATTATCAGTAAGAACCCTAAACAGTGGGGTGCCTATACTTACAAAGAAAGTGATGACTTGATGCGTTTTAAAGTTAAGACCGACAAACTAAAAGATCTGACCGAAACCATGACGCTTGACTTTATTAATGTAAGCCCTACTACCTGCGATTTGCAAATGAAGTGGGAACACTCAGGTTTTGCCTTCCATATTGTGACTGATATTGATACCAAAGTAATGGCTAAAATAGACTCGGCTATGAAGACCGACAATAAGCCATATTTTGAATCGGTAATCTATTATTACAACAATAATAAAGATATGGATAAGGCGCTGGCCTGGGCCAAAGAGATTGAGAAGGATAAAAGGTTCCCTCCTTTTTTGCCTAAACTATGGGAAGCACGTATTTTGTTAAAAAAGGGTGATAAGGCCGGAGCCATAGCTGCCGCTACAGAAGGCGTAAAGCTTGCCCAAGCCAGTAAAACCGATGAATATGTGCGTTTAAATAACGAAGTGCTGGCACAGGCCAAAAAATAA
- the dinB gene encoding DNA polymerase IV, which translates to MSDTAITVVRKIIHIDMDAFYASVEQRDNPDYRGKPIVVGGLPEGRGGVVATASYEARKFGVRSAMPSKKAKQLCPQAIFVRPRFDAYKDASRQIREIFSRYTDLIEPLSLDEAYLDVTEDKLGIGSAIEVATQIKQAIKDELNLTASAGVSINKFVAKIASDINKPDGLKFIGPSSIEAFMEQLPVDKFYGVGRVTADKMKRMGLHTGADLKRLTEDEMQQHFGKVGRFYYRIVRGIDDRPVNPHRETKSLGAEDTFPYDLTTAEEMFPELEKITKTVCDRLERYGLKGRTITLKIKYSDFRQITRNQSFPHPVGDAETIISTAKSLLLATGIDDVRIRLLGISLSNFGEVERPSLIKGDSNQLRLF; encoded by the coding sequence ATGTCCGATACCGCCATTACCGTAGTCAGAAAGATCATCCATATAGATATGGATGCTTTTTACGCGTCGGTAGAGCAGCGGGATAACCCGGATTACCGGGGCAAACCCATTGTAGTAGGTGGCCTGCCCGAAGGCCGGGGCGGCGTAGTGGCTACTGCCAGTTATGAAGCGCGCAAGTTTGGTGTGCGCTCGGCCATGCCGTCTAAGAAGGCTAAACAACTTTGTCCGCAGGCTATTTTTGTGCGGCCACGGTTTGACGCTTACAAAGATGCCTCCCGGCAGATCCGTGAGATCTTTAGCCGGTATACCGATCTGATTGAACCCCTCTCGCTGGATGAGGCCTACCTGGATGTTACCGAAGATAAACTGGGCATCGGCTCGGCAATTGAGGTGGCTACTCAAATTAAACAAGCCATTAAAGATGAACTGAACTTGACGGCATCTGCTGGTGTATCTATCAATAAGTTCGTCGCCAAAATTGCGTCAGATATCAATAAGCCTGATGGATTAAAATTTATCGGTCCTTCCTCTATCGAGGCCTTTATGGAGCAACTACCGGTAGATAAATTCTACGGAGTAGGCCGGGTAACGGCCGACAAAATGAAACGCATGGGCCTGCATACCGGCGCCGATCTGAAGCGGCTGACCGAAGACGAAATGCAGCAACACTTCGGCAAGGTTGGTCGTTTTTACTATCGCATTGTGCGCGGCATTGACGATCGCCCGGTAAACCCACACCGTGAAACCAAATCGCTCGGTGCCGAAGATACTTTTCCGTATGATCTCACCACTGCGGAGGAAATGTTCCCCGAGTTAGAAAAAATTACCAAAACCGTCTGCGATCGCCTGGAGCGTTACGGACTGAAAGGCCGTACCATCACCCTCAAAATAAAATACAGCGATTTCCGTCAGATCACCCGTAACCAATCTTTTCCTCATCCGGTCGGTGATGCTGAGACTATTATTTCTACCGCAAAAAGCCTGCTGCTGGCCACCGGGATTGACGATGTGCGCATCCGTCTGCTGGGTATATCCTTATCAAACTTCGGCGAGGTAGAGCGCCCGTCATTGATTAAGGGGGATAGTAATCAGTTGCGGCTGTTTTGA
- the aspS gene encoding aspartate--tRNA ligase, whose amino-acid sequence MLRTHTCGELNISHLDQTVTLCGWVQKSRDLGGTTFIDVRDRYGLTQILLNTDTDAAVRDKARGMGREFVIRVTGKVLERTSKNLKIPTGEIEVAVEELEILNESKIPPFLIEDDTDGGEELRAKYRYLDLRRNPIRNNLVLRHKLAQEVRRYLSDLDFMEVETPVLIKSTPEGARDFVVPSRMNQGEFYALPQSPQTFKQLLMVSGFDRYFQIVKCFRDEDLRADRQPEFTQVDCELSFVTQEDILNIFEGLIRHLFKTTKGIDLGDFPRMQYADAMRLYGSDKPDRRFGMEFVELNDIVKGKNFGIFDSAELVVGINAKGCASYTRKQIDELTEWLKRPQIGATGLIYCRYNEDGTLKSSVDKFYSEDDLTNWAAAFGAEKGDLILILAGNTNKVRKQMNELRLEMGSRLGLRNKDEFAPMWVLDFPLLEWDEETERYHAMHHPFTSPKPEDIPMLDTAPGDVRANAYDLVINGSEIGGGSIRIHDRETQSLMFKHLGFSPEEAQKQFGFLMDAFEYGAPPHGGLALGFDRLCSIFAGLDSIRDVIAFPKNNSGRDVMIDSPSTIAQAQMDELKIKTTI is encoded by the coding sequence ATGCTACGTACACATACTTGCGGCGAATTAAATATCAGCCATTTAGACCAAACGGTTACTTTATGCGGCTGGGTGCAAAAATCGCGCGACCTGGGCGGCACTACTTTTATTGACGTGCGCGACCGTTATGGTTTAACCCAGATATTGTTAAATACCGATACCGATGCCGCCGTGCGCGATAAAGCACGTGGCATGGGCCGCGAGTTTGTAATTCGCGTTACCGGTAAAGTGCTGGAGCGTACCAGCAAAAACCTGAAAATTCCAACCGGTGAAATTGAAGTTGCTGTTGAGGAACTGGAAATTCTGAATGAATCAAAAATTCCACCATTCCTGATAGAAGACGATACCGACGGCGGCGAAGAGCTGCGTGCCAAATACCGTTACCTGGATTTGCGCCGTAACCCCATCCGCAATAACCTTGTTTTGCGCCATAAACTGGCACAAGAGGTGCGCCGTTACCTGAGTGATCTGGACTTTATGGAGGTAGAAACCCCGGTACTGATCAAATCGACCCCGGAAGGTGCACGTGATTTTGTGGTGCCAAGCCGCATGAACCAGGGCGAGTTTTATGCCCTGCCGCAATCGCCACAAACATTTAAGCAATTGCTGATGGTGAGCGGTTTTGACCGTTATTTCCAAATTGTTAAATGTTTCCGTGATGAGGATTTACGTGCCGATCGTCAGCCTGAGTTTACCCAGGTAGACTGCGAGCTGTCATTCGTTACACAGGAGGATATCCTGAATATTTTTGAGGGACTGATCCGTCACCTGTTCAAAACCACTAAAGGTATTGATCTGGGCGATTTCCCACGCATGCAATATGCTGATGCCATGCGTCTGTACGGTTCAGACAAGCCAGACCGTCGTTTCGGCATGGAATTCGTTGAACTGAATGACATAGTGAAAGGCAAAAACTTCGGCATTTTTGATAGTGCAGAACTGGTAGTGGGCATCAACGCTAAAGGTTGCGCCAGCTACACCCGTAAACAAATTGACGAGTTGACCGAATGGCTGAAACGCCCGCAAATTGGCGCTACGGGTTTGATCTACTGTCGTTACAACGAAGATGGTACGCTGAAATCATCGGTAGATAAATTCTACAGTGAAGATGACCTGACCAACTGGGCTGCAGCCTTTGGTGCAGAGAAAGGCGACTTAATACTGATCCTGGCCGGCAACACCAATAAAGTGCGTAAACAAATGAATGAGCTCCGTTTAGAAATGGGCAGCCGTTTAGGTTTACGCAATAAAGATGAGTTTGCGCCAATGTGGGTACTTGACTTCCCGCTGTTGGAGTGGGACGAAGAAACCGAGCGCTACCATGCTATGCACCACCCGTTCACCTCGCCAAAACCAGAGGATATCCCGATGCTGGATACCGCTCCCGGTGATGTACGCGCCAATGCGTATGACCTGGTGATCAACGGTTCTGAAATTGGCGGCGGTTCTATCCGTATCCATGATCGTGAAACCCAATCGCTCATGTTCAAACACCTGGGCTTTAGTCCGGAAGAAGCGCAGAAACAATTTGGCTTCCTGATGGATGCGTTTGAGTATGGTGCACCTCCGCATGGTGGTTTGGCGCTGGGCTTTGACAGGCTGTGCTCTATTTTTGCCGGTCTGGACTCGATCCGCGATGTAATTGCCTTCCCGAAAAACAACTCGGGTCGCGATGTAATGATCGACTCACCGTCTACCATTGCACAGGCGCAGATGGACGAACTGAAAATAAAAACGACGATATAA
- a CDS encoding GIY-YIG nuclease family protein, translating to MITNIHQYNVYIVTNKAHTVFYVGVTSDLFTRILQHKNKAYPGFTAKYECHKLVYFEDFQWIDQAIAREKQLKGGSRQNKIDLIVNSNPDWKDLSKDWFD from the coding sequence ATGATAACAAACATCCATCAATATAACGTCTACATAGTTACCAATAAGGCACACACCGTTTTTTATGTTGGCGTCACTAGCGACTTATTCACCCGAATACTACAACATAAAAACAAAGCCTATCCAGGATTCACCGCTAAATATGAATGCCACAAGCTTGTTTACTTTGAGGATTTTCAATGGATAGATCAAGCTATCGCCCGTGAGAAGCAGCTAAAAGGAGGCTCGCGTCAGAACAAGATAGATCTAATTGTTAATTCCAATCCAGATTGGAAGGATTTAAGCAAAGACTGGTTCGATTGA
- a CDS encoding TonB-dependent receptor: MKITFSQILIAMIVTSMTYASSLRAQDILNKKVTLSVQNTSLAEALSALQKNNNVKFIYSKNAINVLKKVTVNAADASLKAVLEQLLTPNGIDYEVLKNRIVLGKAPHPAEENGSNEINTAGDAVNADAQAVAGTPVTGRVVDDKGMPIAGATVVEKGTTTGVTTGPDGHFKLNVSGPNAVLVFNFIGYKKQEMAVGSQIVFNVTLAEELTGLNEVVVVGYGTQKKSVTTGSISGVTARDFQDQPVTRLEQVLQGRTSGVTITTNDGQPGDGASVRVRGITTFNNNDPLYVVDGVVVDNGGISYLNQQDIESVEVLKDAASQAIYGTRAAAGVILVTTKKGKAGHLQINYNGYFGVEGPARRLQLLDATQYATLRNEAKVNAGLAAPYANPAAFGKGTDWQSVIFNNSAKQQDHELAFSGGNDKNTYYTSFGYLDQQGIVTTDISKYKRITFRINETFKPAKWVTFGENLGYAYNKSIGLGNTNSEFGGPLSSAINLDPLTPVIATDPAMIAKDPYTQSANIVRNSKGYPYGISPIVQQEITNPLAYTQTHLGNYGWGHNIVGNAFLELEPISGLKLRSTLGSKLAFFGSESFTPVAYLNANNNTTQNSFNRQITRGFNWNVENTASYTRSIGKHNINVLIGQGAYSDGQNYGTNITYFNLPVNTFADASMNYSLPKDQRDGSGSEQQVHHVSSLFARLNYDFDERYIVQGVIRRDGSSRFGANYKFGTFPSVSLGWVPTKESFWPENKVINFAKLRGGYGVVGNDNIGDNAFLPTIGGGRNYSFGTGDTYVSGYSPNAPANPNLHWEETSQTNIGLDLVVLNDFNVTLEWYKKKTTGILQNPPIPNYVGAISNPAANVGDMENTGQELSIGYHHNFNGVKLGLDGNLSHLHNEVTYLGNAQQFLPGAKFQNVQDVITRTEVGQAYASFYGYDNLGLFQTQADINNYRHNGQLIQPNARPGDVKWADLNNDGQITDADRKFIGNPTPSWQYGFTATAAYKNFDVLVFAQGQAGNMIFQGLHRLDIDNSNYTTAALNRWTGPGTSNDFPRLVASDAPDLNHNFTYNSKFYLESGTYLRLKNIQLGYTFNQKWMKKAALQHARLYVSAQNLVTFTRYTGYDPDISGSIDRGFYPQARMFMVGLSLGL, from the coding sequence ATGAAGATTACATTTAGCCAAATCCTGATAGCAATGATCGTAACCAGCATGACTTATGCCAGTTCATTGCGTGCGCAGGATATACTTAATAAAAAGGTGACGCTGTCGGTACAAAATACCAGTTTGGCAGAGGCACTGTCTGCACTACAGAAAAACAATAACGTAAAATTTATTTATAGCAAAAATGCCATCAATGTACTCAAAAAGGTAACCGTAAATGCGGCCGATGCATCGCTTAAAGCGGTGCTTGAACAGCTGCTTACCCCAAACGGCATTGATTATGAAGTGCTGAAAAACCGCATTGTATTAGGAAAAGCACCGCACCCGGCGGAAGAAAACGGGAGCAATGAAATAAACACCGCAGGCGATGCCGTTAATGCAGATGCGCAGGCAGTAGCCGGCACACCGGTTACCGGCCGGGTGGTGGACGATAAAGGCATGCCCATTGCCGGCGCTACGGTAGTTGAAAAAGGCACTACCACTGGCGTAACCACCGGTCCTGACGGGCATTTTAAGTTGAATGTAAGCGGCCCCAACGCGGTGCTGGTGTTCAACTTTATCGGTTACAAAAAACAGGAGATGGCTGTAGGCAGCCAGATCGTTTTTAACGTTACGCTGGCAGAAGAGCTGACCGGTCTGAACGAAGTAGTGGTAGTAGGTTATGGTACCCAAAAGAAAAGCGTAACCACAGGTTCTATCTCAGGTGTTACCGCACGCGATTTTCAGGATCAGCCGGTAACGCGTTTGGAGCAGGTGCTGCAGGGTCGTACATCAGGCGTTACCATTACCACCAATGATGGTCAGCCGGGCGATGGCGCTTCGGTACGCGTAAGGGGTATTACCACTTTTAACAATAATGATCCGCTTTATGTGGTGGATGGTGTGGTGGTTGATAATGGCGGTATCAGCTACCTGAATCAACAGGATATTGAATCGGTTGAAGTATTAAAAGATGCGGCGTCACAAGCTATTTATGGTACACGTGCTGCCGCTGGTGTTATCCTGGTAACCACCAAAAAAGGGAAAGCAGGTCATTTACAGATTAACTACAACGGTTACTTTGGTGTAGAGGGCCCTGCCCGCAGGCTCCAGTTGCTGGATGCTACCCAATACGCCACCCTGCGTAACGAGGCTAAAGTAAATGCCGGTTTAGCCGCCCCTTATGCCAACCCTGCTGCGTTTGGCAAAGGCACAGATTGGCAATCGGTAATTTTTAACAACAGCGCCAAACAGCAGGATCATGAACTGGCGTTTAGCGGTGGTAATGATAAAAATACTTATTACACCTCTTTCGGTTATCTGGATCAGCAAGGTATCGTAACTACCGATATTTCTAAATACAAACGCATCACTTTCCGTATCAACGAAACCTTTAAACCCGCCAAATGGGTAACTTTTGGCGAGAACCTGGGTTATGCCTACAACAAATCCATCGGTCTGGGCAATACCAACAGCGAGTTTGGCGGTCCGCTTAGCTCTGCTATCAACCTTGATCCGTTGACTCCGGTAATCGCCACCGATCCGGCAATGATTGCTAAAGATCCTTACACCCAGTCGGCAAATATTGTGCGAAACTCCAAAGGGTATCCTTATGGTATCTCGCCTATTGTTCAACAGGAGATTACCAACCCACTGGCCTATACCCAAACTCATTTGGGCAATTATGGCTGGGGCCATAACATTGTTGGCAATGCTTTCTTAGAGTTGGAGCCGATCAGCGGACTGAAACTGCGCTCTACCCTGGGTTCAAAACTAGCGTTCTTCGGCTCAGAGTCGTTCACGCCGGTGGCTTACCTCAATGCCAATAACAACACCACGCAAAACAGCTTTAACCGCCAGATAACACGCGGGTTTAACTGGAACGTGGAGAACACCGCATCGTACACCCGCTCTATCGGCAAGCACAACATTAATGTACTGATTGGTCAGGGCGCGTACTCAGACGGCCAGAATTACGGCACCAACATCACCTACTTTAACCTGCCGGTAAATACTTTTGCAGATGCATCTATGAACTATAGTTTGCCGAAAGACCAGCGCGATGGCTCAGGCAGCGAACAGCAGGTGCACCACGTCAGCTCTTTATTTGCCAGGTTGAACTATGATTTTGACGAGCGCTACATCGTCCAGGGCGTTATCCGCCGCGATGGTTCTTCTCGCTTTGGTGCAAACTACAAATTCGGCACCTTCCCGTCGGTGTCATTAGGCTGGGTGCCAACCAAAGAAAGTTTCTGGCCTGAAAACAAAGTGATCAACTTTGCTAAACTGCGTGGCGGTTATGGCGTGGTTGGTAATGATAATATTGGCGATAATGCGTTTTTGCCAACCATAGGCGGCGGCCGTAACTACAGCTTTGGTACGGGCGATACCTACGTGAGCGGTTATAGTCCTAACGCGCCGGCTAACCCTAACCTGCATTGGGAAGAAACATCGCAAACCAACATCGGGCTTGACCTGGTGGTGCTGAATGATTTTAACGTTACGCTGGAATGGTATAAAAAGAAAACCACCGGTATTTTGCAAAATCCGCCTATTCCAAATTATGTGGGCGCTATTTCTAACCCCGCCGCTAACGTGGGCGATATGGAGAACACCGGTCAGGAGTTGTCTATCGGCTATCACCATAACTTTAATGGCGTAAAACTGGGGCTTGATGGTAACTTGTCTCATCTGCACAACGAGGTAACTTACCTGGGCAATGCGCAGCAGTTTTTACCGGGTGCAAAATTCCAGAACGTACAGGATGTAATTACCCGCACCGAGGTTGGCCAGGCTTATGCTTCTTTCTACGGTTACGATAACCTGGGCTTGTTTCAAACTCAGGCAGATATCAACAACTATCGCCACAACGGTCAGCTGATTCAGCCCAATGCCCGCCCCGGCGATGTGAAATGGGCCGATCTGAACAACGACGGCCAGATTACCGATGCCGACCGCAAATTCATCGGCAACCCTACCCCTTCCTGGCAGTATGGCTTCACCGCTACTGCGGCTTACAAAAACTTTGATGTGCTGGTGTTTGCGCAAGGCCAGGCCGGCAACATGATTTTCCAGGGTTTACATCGCCTGGATATTGATAACTCCAACTATACTACCGCCGCCTTGAACCGTTGGACAGGCCCGGGTACCAGCAATGATTTCCCACGCCTGGTAGCGTCAGACGCACCTGATCTTAATCACAATTTTACTTATAACTCTAAATTTTATCTGGAAAGCGGCACCTACCTGCGCTTAAAAAACATCCAGCTGGGCTACACCTTCAACCAGAAATGGATGAAGAAAGCAGCTCTGCAGCATGCCCGCTTGTATGTATCGGCCCAAAACCTGGTCACCTTTACCCGCTACACTGGGTATGACCCAGACATCAGCGGCAGTATTGACCGCGGTTTCTATCCGCAGGCCCGCATGTTTATGGTTGGTTTAAGTTTAGGACTATAA